Proteins encoded by one window of Chondromyces crocatus:
- a CDS encoding AgmX/PglI C-terminal domain-containing protein: MPSRALSLALLPLFAAPGCSAERPPASPVGVVVVDGRPPGSAEGARAAPRGPGVAPTGPQPAEGAPAVAEPAPAGAAPMPAAARPASPAAGDPLGGPGFHDDEFDAVRAGTLVVGTGSPDRTPVSAGAGQSMTTGPGKLPQEVIRRVVQAQVRGIHACYVAALARDPLLEGRVTLRFTIGKDGRVTQVRGLAARMMDTAMVRCVQAAFERMTFPPPEGGEVTTTTHFRFASPEMP; the protein is encoded by the coding sequence ATGCCTTCGCGTGCGCTCTCCTTGGCCCTGCTGCCGTTGTTTGCTGCGCCGGGGTGCAGCGCGGAGCGGCCTCCAGCGTCGCCGGTCGGGGTCGTCGTCGTCGATGGGAGGCCTCCGGGGAGCGCGGAGGGCGCGAGGGCTGCGCCGAGGGGGCCAGGGGTCGCACCCACGGGTCCGCAGCCCGCGGAGGGGGCGCCTGCCGTTGCCGAACCAGCGCCGGCCGGCGCTGCGCCGATGCCTGCCGCCGCGAGGCCAGCGTCGCCTGCTGCGGGCGATCCGCTCGGCGGGCCGGGCTTTCACGACGACGAGTTCGATGCGGTCCGGGCAGGCACCCTGGTCGTCGGGACGGGCTCCCCGGACAGGACGCCGGTCAGCGCCGGGGCGGGGCAGAGCATGACCACGGGCCCGGGGAAGCTGCCCCAGGAGGTCATCCGGCGGGTCGTGCAAGCGCAGGTCAGGGGCATCCACGCCTGCTACGTCGCGGCCCTCGCCCGTGACCCGCTGCTGGAGGGCCGCGTGACCTTGCGCTTCACCATTGGCAAGGACGGGCGCGTGACCCAGGTCCGAGGCCTGGCCGCGCGCATGATGGACACGGCGATGGTGCGCTGCGTTCAGGCGGCCTTCGAGCGCATGACCTTCCCACCGCCCGAGGGGGGAGAGGTCACGACCACCACCCACTTCAGGTTCGCGTCCCCGGAGATGCCGTGA
- a CDS encoding DUF7336 domain-containing protein — MKHVYILTHEYEASEGVDETKMIGVYSSKEKAEMAITRLITQPGFRDYKDCFNISKTTLDEDHWTEGFIRWEEAMSGPPKP; from the coding sequence ATGAAGCACGTCTACATTCTCACCCATGAGTACGAGGCATCCGAAGGGGTGGATGAGACCAAGATGATTGGCGTGTATTCCAGCAAGGAGAAGGCGGAGATGGCCATCACCCGCCTGATCACACAGCCAGGATTTCGTGATTACAAAGACTGCTTCAACATCAGCAAGACGACCCTGGACGAGGATCACTGGACCGAGGGATTCATCCGCTGGGAGGAGGCGATGAGCGGCCCGCCGAAGCCCTGA
- a CDS encoding heme-binding protein: MITLRMGARTSELQSRRNRATTRASRGPIRTADTARTMSEEDGATARRGDPSGTLEERRSSKRDPSTATASSTSGPEPASSGPKPASTEPSERPGLHRPRHEDADQGPRPPRPARRPLYGLEQTSGGLIPFAGGIPLRDERGAFIGAIGVSASSVEQDQRVAAAGIAASTP, from the coding sequence ATGATCACGCTGCGCATGGGTGCCCGGACCTCGGAGCTTCAATCACGAAGGAACCGAGCTACGACACGAGCGTCACGCGGCCCGATTCGTACCGCGGACACGGCTCGAACGATGAGCGAGGAAGATGGAGCCACAGCGCGCCGGGGTGACCCCAGCGGCACGCTCGAAGAACGGAGATCCTCGAAGCGAGACCCGTCAACCGCAACGGCTTCGTCGACGAGTGGCCCGGAACCAGCGTCGAGTGGCCCGAAACCAGCGTCCACGGAGCCCAGCGAGCGCCCAGGCCTACACCGCCCTCGCCATGAAGACGCAGACCAGGGACCTCGGCCCCCTCGTCCAGCCCGGCGCCCCCTTTACGGACTCGAACAGACGAGCGGCGGCTTGATCCCCTTCGCCGGCGGCATCCCCCTTCGAGACGAGCGCGGCGCCTTCATTGGCGCGATCGGCGTCAGCGCCAGCTCCGTCGAGCAAGACCAGCGCGTCGCCGCGGCCGGCATCGCCGCCTCCACCCCCTGA